One genomic window of Pseudokineococcus lusitanus includes the following:
- a CDS encoding glycosyltransferase, with the protein MRVLHVNKFLHRRGGAEAHVLDLAEQQRAAGHAVALWGMRHPDDPAPDVLDAALGAPLRDVLAPHVELEPAPPGLAGVRAAAGTVWSPAARRGMSAALQRFSPDVVHCHNIYHQLSPSVLAPVRRAGVRCVMTLHDYKLVCPSYQMLAPGRDGGPPRPCDGCVRPGVLGPLQAVRHRCKGGSLAASGVVAVETALHRALGAYDGVHALVAPSRFLAGVLARAGVGVGRTHVVRNPAAPVPADVLVPAAARRDVVVAGRLSPEKGVDVLLRALAAAPAVRRLHVAGDGPARADLEALAREVAPGRVVFHGRLPADDVRALVAGAVAAAVPSRWSENAPLAVTEALAAGVPAVVTALGGAPELVRDGVDGLVVPAEDPAALAAALTRLVEDPAGAAAMGAAGRARVLVEHDPAAHVRLLDAVYAGTAEPLPPAAPTAGASRG; encoded by the coding sequence GTGCGGGTCCTGCACGTCAACAAGTTCCTCCACCGCCGGGGCGGGGCCGAGGCGCACGTCCTCGACCTCGCCGAGCAGCAGCGTGCCGCCGGCCACGCCGTCGCGCTCTGGGGCATGCGGCACCCGGACGACCCGGCCCCCGACGTCCTCGACGCCGCCCTCGGGGCCCCGCTGCGCGACGTCCTCGCGCCGCACGTGGAGCTGGAGCCCGCCCCGCCCGGGCTCGCGGGCGTCCGGGCCGCCGCGGGCACGGTGTGGTCGCCGGCCGCGCGGCGCGGCATGAGCGCTGCGCTGCAGCGCTTCTCGCCGGACGTCGTGCACTGCCACAACATCTACCACCAGCTGTCGCCGTCGGTCCTCGCGCCGGTGCGGCGGGCGGGCGTCCGCTGCGTCATGACGCTCCACGACTACAAGCTCGTCTGCCCCAGCTACCAGATGCTCGCGCCGGGCCGCGACGGCGGACCGCCCCGCCCGTGCGACGGCTGCGTCCGCCCGGGCGTCCTCGGGCCGCTGCAGGCGGTCCGGCACCGCTGCAAGGGCGGCTCGCTCGCCGCCAGCGGCGTCGTCGCCGTGGAGACGGCCCTGCACCGCGCGCTCGGCGCGTACGACGGCGTCCACGCCCTCGTCGCCCCCAGCCGCTTCCTCGCGGGCGTGCTGGCCCGCGCCGGCGTGGGCGTCGGCCGCACGCACGTCGTCCGCAACCCCGCCGCCCCCGTCCCGGCCGACGTCCTCGTGCCCGCGGCGGCGCGCCGCGACGTCGTCGTGGCCGGCCGCCTCTCGCCCGAGAAGGGGGTCGACGTGCTCCTGCGCGCGCTCGCCGCCGCGCCCGCGGTCCGCCGCCTCCACGTGGCGGGCGACGGCCCCGCGCGGGCCGACCTCGAGGCCCTCGCCCGGGAGGTCGCGCCCGGCCGGGTCGTCTTCCACGGCCGCCTGCCCGCCGACGACGTCCGGGCGCTCGTGGCCGGCGCCGTCGCCGCGGCCGTCCCCTCCCGCTGGTCCGAGAACGCGCCGCTGGCCGTCACCGAGGCCCTCGCCGCCGGGGTGCCGGCGGTCGTCACCGCGCTCGGCGGCGCCCCCGAGCTCGTCCGCGACGGCGTCGACGGCCTCGTCGTCCCGGCCGAGGACCCCGCCGCCCTCGCGGCGGCCCTCACGCGGCTCGTCGAGGACCCGGCCGGCGCCGCCGCGATGGGGGCCGCGGGCCGCGCGCGGGTGCTCGTCGAGCACGACCCCGCCGCGCACGTGCGCCTGCTCGACGCCGTCTACGCCGGGACGGCGGAGCCCCTTCCCCCCGCGGCGCCGACGGCGGGTGCGTCCCGTGGCTGA
- a CDS encoding sulfotransferase family protein has translation MPTRPPAAVSPDLPSPRTRAADAVRGRARVAVRSGRAAARALTGRAGALPGFVVVGAQRCGTTSLFDDLCRHPQVRRPTGKELQYFTLHHRRPLAWYRGHFPVTGAGEQTFEASPYYLFHPHAAERFAAALPRTRAVVLLRDPVERAVSHHLHSVRSGLERLPLEEALAAEPARMARAERLGVDSRAGHRLLRAGSYAARGRYGEQLARWVGALGPERVHVVRSEDLHADPAHHLAALQAFLGLDPVPLDHARRTRRRDDGGPDPLPAARRLLEGAFDADDAVLRRVTGWTSTW, from the coding sequence TCGCCGCGGACCCGGGCCGCGGACGCGGTGCGGGGTCGCGCACGGGTGGCGGTCCGCTCGGGCCGGGCCGCCGCGCGGGCGCTGACGGGCCGGGCGGGCGCCCTGCCGGGCTTCGTCGTCGTCGGCGCGCAGCGGTGCGGGACGACGTCGCTCTTCGACGACCTGTGCCGCCACCCGCAGGTCCGCCGGCCCACGGGCAAGGAGCTGCAGTACTTCACGCTCCACCACCGGCGGCCGCTGGCCTGGTACCGGGGGCACTTCCCCGTGACCGGTGCGGGCGAGCAGACCTTCGAGGCCTCGCCGTACTACCTCTTCCACCCGCACGCCGCCGAGCGCTTCGCCGCCGCCCTGCCGCGCACGCGCGCGGTGGTGCTCCTGCGCGACCCCGTCGAGCGGGCCGTCTCCCACCACCTGCACTCGGTGCGCAGCGGCCTCGAGCGGCTGCCGCTCGAGGAGGCCCTGGCCGCGGAGCCGGCCCGGATGGCGCGGGCGGAGCGGCTCGGCGTCGACTCGCGCGCGGGGCACCGCCTGCTGCGGGCCGGCTCGTACGCGGCCCGCGGCCGCTACGGGGAGCAGCTCGCGCGCTGGGTGGGGGCGCTGGGGCCCGAGCGCGTCCACGTCGTCCGCAGCGAGGACCTGCACGCCGACCCGGCGCACCACCTCGCCGCGCTGCAGGCCTTCCTCGGCCTCGACCCCGTGCCGCTCGACCACGCGCGGCGCACCCGGCGGCGCGACGACGGCGGGCCCGACCCGCTGCCCGCGGCCCGTCGGCTCCTCGAGGGCGCGTTCGACGCCGACGACGCGGTGCTGCGGCGCGTCACGGGGTGGACCTCGACCTGGTGA
- a CDS encoding type II toxin-antitoxin system VapC family toxin — MTDRGLLDTSTLLLLGRLDDDAVADLPDEPLISVITLAELAVGPLVATTDAERAARQAHLQQAEADFDPLPVDASAARAFGQVAASLRAAGRKPAARAYDALIAAVALAEGLPLHTCNPRDFAGIDGLDVRPVPHPDATAPSGRR, encoded by the coding sequence GTGACCGACCGCGGACTGCTCGACACGTCCACCCTGCTCCTCCTCGGCAGGCTGGACGACGACGCCGTCGCCGACCTGCCGGACGAGCCGCTGATCTCCGTCATCACCCTGGCCGAGCTCGCCGTCGGCCCGCTGGTCGCCACGACCGACGCCGAACGGGCCGCGCGGCAGGCGCACCTGCAGCAGGCCGAGGCGGACTTCGACCCGTTGCCGGTGGACGCGAGCGCCGCCCGTGCCTTCGGCCAGGTGGCCGCCTCGCTGCGGGCGGCCGGCCGGAAGCCGGCGGCGCGGGCCTACGACGCACTCATCGCCGCCGTGGCCCTGGCCGAGGGCCTGCCGCTGCACACGTGCAACCCGCGCGACTTCGCCGGCATCGACGGGCTCGACGTCCGTCCGGTCCCGCACCCCGACGCCACGGCGCCGTCGGGGCGGCGGTGA
- a CDS encoding sulfotransferase: MAEPVVVLLVAGSGRSGSTLLASATGQLPGAFCAGELRYLWSRGAVEDHRCGCGRAFSACPVWSAVLAEVRRAHPDLDPAALAARLRARLRVRRLPAVLLRRAAGRRPLARHPDDAVLADLYRATARVTGARVVVDPSKLPTYGLLLEGLPDVDLRVVHLVRDPRATAWSWQRRKPTRDVPGEETLMPRPGLLRSTALWALWNAAAAAWWPPRAGRAVRVRYTDLVARPEAALAAVARVADLPDDGVAGGDAPLVRRGADGVPQVHLAPTHTVAGNPDRHGSGAVALREDDEWRTRMPRGPRAVVGALTAPVRLALAGRPGATS; encoded by the coding sequence GTGGCTGAGCCCGTCGTCGTCCTCCTCGTCGCGGGCAGCGGCCGCAGCGGGTCGACCCTGCTGGCCTCGGCGACCGGGCAGCTGCCGGGCGCCTTCTGCGCCGGGGAGCTGCGCTACCTGTGGTCGCGCGGGGCCGTCGAGGACCACCGGTGCGGCTGCGGCCGCGCCTTCTCGGCGTGCCCGGTGTGGTCGGCGGTGCTCGCGGAGGTCCGCCGCGCCCACCCCGACCTCGACCCGGCGGCCCTCGCCGCGCGGCTGCGGGCCCGGCTGCGCGTGCGGCGCCTGCCCGCGGTGCTCCTGCGGCGCGCGGCCGGCCGCCGCCCGCTCGCCCGGCACCCCGACGACGCGGTCCTCGCCGACCTCTACCGGGCCACGGCCCGCGTGACCGGCGCCCGCGTCGTCGTCGACCCCTCGAAGCTGCCGACCTACGGGCTGCTGCTCGAGGGGCTGCCCGACGTCGACCTCCGCGTCGTCCACCTCGTGCGCGACCCGCGGGCCACCGCCTGGTCCTGGCAGCGCCGCAAGCCGACCCGGGACGTCCCGGGGGAGGAGACGCTCATGCCCCGCCCCGGCCTCCTGCGCAGCACCGCGCTCTGGGCGCTGTGGAACGCCGCGGCCGCCGCCTGGTGGCCGCCGCGCGCCGGGCGTGCGGTGCGCGTCCGCTACACCGACCTCGTGGCGCGCCCCGAGGCGGCGCTCGCCGCCGTCGCCCGGGTCGCCGACCTGCCCGACGACGGGGTCGCCGGCGGGGACGCCCCGCTCGTGCGCCGCGGGGCGGACGGCGTCCCGCAGGTGCACCTCGCGCCGACGCACACGGTCGCCGGCAACCCGGACCGGCACGGCTCGGGCGCCGTCGCCCTCCGCGAGGACGACGAGTGGCGCACCCGGATGCCGCGGGGCCCCCGCGCCGTCGTCGGCGCCCTCACCGCGCCGGTCCGCCTCGCCCTCGCGGGCCGCCCCGGGGCGACGTCGTGA
- a CDS encoding type II toxin-antitoxin system Phd/YefM family antitoxin: MDTVTVRQLRNDGGAVLDRVARGTSLVVTRDGAEVAELRPRLRRSAPAEQLVARRRRLPVVDPDRLRADVDDLLDPGL; this comes from the coding sequence GTGGACACCGTGACGGTGAGGCAGCTGCGCAACGACGGGGGCGCGGTCCTCGACCGCGTGGCACGGGGCACGTCCCTCGTGGTCACGAGGGACGGGGCGGAGGTCGCCGAGCTCAGGCCACGGCTCAGGCGGTCCGCCCCGGCCGAGCAGCTCGTCGCGCGTCGTCGACGTCTGCCGGTCGTCGACCCCGACCGCCTGAGGGCGGACGTCGACGACCTCCTGGACCCGGGGCTGTGA
- a CDS encoding sulfotransferase family protein: MSAPRVAPTTPRLAVVAGTGRSGTTLVTELVARHPATGFVSGLDDRLWQVVPGGPAGRGNGALYRAGGARPSSMRALAEAGRLLERGRLRVRPSEGYRLLDHHVMPGFSTVSRDLVADDLTPVVRDRLVAFVERRLAAQGAEVLVQHLTGWPRTGLLQAALPGTRTVHVVRDGRAVAASWLQMGWWDGRRGPDRWIYGPLPADLHEEWERSGRDFVVLAALGWRMLLEAAERARAAAAPGTWHDLRYEDLLDDPRGRLEEVLAFLGLPWTPALQAALRRHHRVERGRREAFRRELAPRQVAAVEAVLAEPLDRWGYAV, from the coding sequence GTGAGCGCCCCGCGGGTGGCGCCGACGACGCCCCGCCTCGCCGTCGTGGCCGGCACCGGCCGGAGCGGGACGACGCTCGTCACCGAGCTCGTCGCCCGCCACCCCGCCACGGGCTTCGTCTCGGGCCTCGACGACCGGCTCTGGCAGGTCGTCCCCGGCGGTCCGGCCGGGCGCGGCAACGGGGCGCTGTACCGCGCCGGCGGGGCGCGGCCGTCGTCGATGCGTGCGCTCGCCGAGGCCGGCCGCCTGCTCGAGCGGGGCCGGCTGCGGGTGCGGCCCTCCGAGGGCTACCGCCTCCTCGACCACCACGTCATGCCCGGCTTCTCCACGGTCTCGCGCGACCTCGTCGCCGACGACCTCACGCCCGTCGTCCGCGACCGGCTCGTGGCCTTCGTCGAGCGCCGCCTCGCCGCGCAGGGCGCGGAGGTCCTCGTCCAGCACCTCACGGGGTGGCCGCGGACCGGGCTGCTGCAGGCCGCGCTGCCCGGGACGCGGACCGTCCACGTCGTCCGGGACGGCCGCGCCGTCGCCGCCTCCTGGCTCCAGATGGGGTGGTGGGACGGGCGCCGCGGCCCCGACCGCTGGATCTACGGGCCGCTGCCGGCGGACCTGCACGAGGAGTGGGAGCGCTCGGGCCGCGACTTCGTCGTCCTCGCCGCGCTCGGCTGGCGGATGCTCCTCGAGGCGGCCGAGCGGGCCCGGGCCGCCGCGGCGCCGGGCACGTGGCACGACCTGCGCTACGAGGACCTCCTCGACGACCCCCGCGGCCGCCTCGAGGAGGTGCTCGCCTTCCTCGGGCTGCCGTGGACGCCGGCGCTGCAGGCCGCGCTGCGCCGCCACCACCGGGTCGAGCGCGGCCGCCGCGAGGCCTTCCGCCGCGAGCTGGCGCCGCGCCAGGTCGCCGCCGTCGAGGCCGTGCTGGCGGAGCCGCTGGACCGCTGGGGCTACGCGGTGTGA